From the Pseudorasbora parva isolate DD20220531a chromosome 2, ASM2467924v1, whole genome shotgun sequence genome, the window CTGCACAGATGCTTTCTCTTTGCCTTGCAGTCGCACAGTAATGACATCACGTTTGTCACTCACTTCTTGTTTATTCTCTGTTACTACACAATCTGGAAGAGACAGAAGGGAGTTGCATGAAGGTTGCAGGGTCAGTCCTTTATACAATGTTTCcatttaaaaacattcaaaacaatccattaaaacagacaaacaatgGATTAAATGCACTGTGATGAAGGCTAATGAATTCAGCTCAAAATGTCCACTGCTCTCCATTACCTATGATGTCAGCTATGCCGAGACCCAGCTCATTGACGGACGAGTGAATAGGGAGATCGATATCTTTCTTTAATAACAGAATTTGGCTGGGTGCGACATTGAGTTTGATGGCCAGCTGTTCCACAGCTTTACTCAAAGGAGCTGTCTGCAATCAAAAGGCACATACATTTAATGACAgtccaagtaaaaaaaaaaaaacgttcaaaCTAAACAAACGTGTTTGTTTCACTTACAGAGAGTATTGGGATTTTGTACAACTCTGTTCGGCAGCGGAATTTTAGGGAAATTTCTCGTGCAGACTCTCTGCCCTCAGTATTCAGGGGACGTCTTTTCTGTTTGCTGTCAGAAgaaatgatgatgatgtcatcatcgtcatcataGTCATTCACAGGAGATGGAGAGTTTCTGTATTCAATGACAGGTTCTCGAGGCTCAGGGGACAGACACACAAGAGAGCCGATTGCATCCAGTTTCCTGTTGATTTCTCTAAAACAGAGATGGAGGGAAAGAACGAGAGAATGTCAAACCTGTTTACTCATTTCATTACTTCTAATATCGTTATTCATTTCTGTATCACTCTGAGTCATTTCTGAGTGTCATGATAGCATTGAAACACGTTATGTAACAAACATTTGCATAAGAAAACGAGGTCACACTATAAGAGagatcagaaaatgtattttttcattACTCGATGTCActcactgtatttttttatttgctcGTCTGCTCTGTTTCACTGGTGGACTACATGGTGGCGGGGGTGGAGAGGGGGAACGAAGGATTTCTCTAAAGATGAGGAAGACTGATGGTTAGATGACAGGACATCTTAGGACAGCTTAAATTAGGCTATCAATCAGCAGCGTTTACTGTAATTATGAAATTCAAATTTGTAAAAAGCATTCACATCCTCGTAGAACTAGTAATTACAACTTGTAAACTGGGAATTTTCAGAGAGCTCTGACTTGTACAATATGACCACTGCAGATTAATTTAGGTGTTAAAAGTGTGGATATAGAAACACACAATTATCCAAGAATATATTAGTCCAAGAAAGTGAAAAGGACAAAGTCACATGTTGTCATCTAATTACGACAGAGTGTGAACTGAGATATGAGAATATGAGTGTAAGGCCAATGCCAGAATGTCTGGACTGAGAAACAAAAGACTTTCCTAGGGATTACACCATGCAATACACTCACACCTCTCTCACATCACCCTCTTTACTTGCATTTTCTCCCCCTCCAGGAAAACCCATACAAAACCTATATAACGTTAAGCGTGTACAATGAAAAACTGTGTTTAGTATCAtatgaaatgtctcagtgcgtcTGCCGTCTGGTAAATAGTCTCATTCTCCCAGCCATAATACAAACCACCAAGAAGTTCTATAAGTTGAGACAATACTGCATGACCTTAAAAAGGTGACATCCCACAGATCTATGATTCAGGATGCCTGCTGTATGTAATTAAGTGCCCCCCTTCACTTCCTTGAGAACCCATTCAGACACAAATTCTGACTGCCCATTTGTGACCCCCTGAATAAGGGGCCAACATCTAATTATAATTACAGTGACCACCATTTGGTGAGTCGGTTGAATTATCTGGGTATTTAATGAGATGTTTCAAAAGGATCAGGGCCAAATGTTATATGGTCAGCCCGTAAGTTTGGGTGTCTCCAGACACTCAGCGttgtaattttcagaagtcaggtatccATGCTTTATTTTGTACTTCAGAGCATTTGATGTTATGTATGGATTatctttgaattgattatgtaattgccGATATACTTTTACCTggctgttaataaattgttacattttgatttattctgATTTACTCTGGAATTATTAACTATCTCTAGTAGATTACGAACGGGTATAATATCAAAATGTCAAGAAGCAgcattccaaaaaaaaaaaaaaaaaagtaatttatctTGGCTGGATAGTTTATATTCAGTCAGTCAGTATATAAAGTCAGTCTGTGTACTTACTGAGCTTCACTCTGTTCTGGCTCCTCCTCTGAGCCACTCAGATCAATGCTGATTGGTCGTTTCTCTGTACGGGGTGGGGAAGGAGACCAAAGGGGAATACCCTTTTCCTCATCTGTTAtggtaaataaaaacaaaaaagtcttTGGATTGATACTACTAACCAAATCATAAATGTCCATAATAAAGGGTCTACGAGTAATTGGGAGAGTATTACCTAAAGCCAAGATGATTTATAAACTACCATTCAAGACCTTGGgtttggtaagattttttaatgttttgatcATTAACAGTTCATTTATTCAATcaaaaaagtacagtaaaacagtaatattgtaaattattattatatttaaaataacctgggcttttctatttaaatatattttaaaatgcaatgtgatcaaagcagaattttcagcatcattactccagtcttcagtgccatgatgcttcagaaatcattctattagttatttgatgctcaagaaacatttcttgttgttatcaatgttgaaaatagtgagttgaattttttatttttaattgttataCTTTTCAGGATTCGTTCCAGAAAGAACTCACCCCAAACTTTTCAATGTTAGTGTATAAAATTTTATTTACTCAAATACATTAGCAAATGACAGTGGTCCAGAAGTTGATACCTGTGAGACTGGTGTTTTTGAATGTTATTGGCTTCAGGTTTAAGGAGCGGTTAACctaaaacacaaaaacataacATCTGAATCACCTATTTCCCAATGTTTGCACGTTGCACATCCATTGATTCCAATCAATCTAGATTGCAGACATAAAACATTTGGTAAAGTTCATgaactacaggtccttctcaaaaatgtagcatattgtgataaagttaattattttccatattgtaatgataaaaattaaactttcatatattttagattcattgcacaccaactgaaatatttcaggtcttttattgttttaacattgatgcttttggcatacagctcatgaaaacccaaaattcctatctcaaaaaattagcatatttcatccgaccaataaaagaaaagtgtttttaaaaatcaaaaacaaTCAACCTTCacataattatgttcagttatgcactcaatacttggtcgggaatccttttgcagaaatgactgcttcaatgcgtcGTGGCATCGatgcgatcagcctgtggcactgctgaggtgttatggaggcccaggatgcttcaatagcggccttaagctcatccagagtgttgggtcttgcgtctcaactttctcttcacaatatcccacagattctctatggggttcaggtcaggagagttggcaggccaattgagcacagtaataccatggtcagtaaaccatttaccagtggttttggcactgtgagcaggtgccaggtcatgctgaaaaaccaaatcttcatctccataaatcttttcagcagatggaagcatgaagtgctccaaaatctcctgatagctagctgcattgaccctgcccttgataaaacacagtggaccaacaccagcagctgacatggcaccccagaccatcactaactgtgggtacttgacactggacttcaggcattttgtcatttccttctccccagtctccCTCCAGActcttgatttct encodes:
- the LOC137038566 gene encoding NFATC2-interacting protein isoform X2; protein product: MSARKRIMAEMVSDSVGDLSVPVSDPPKQHPPKRRRIIDASSITNVPVYSNKVNRSLNLKPITFKNTSLTDEEKGIPLWSPSPPRTEKRPISIDLSGSEEEPEQSEAQEILRSPSPPPPPCSPPVKQSRRANKKIQEINRKLDAIGSLVCLSPEPREPVIEYRNSPSPVNDYDDDDDIIIISSDSKQKRRPLNTEGRESAREISLKFRCRTELYKIPILSTAPLSKAVEQLAIKLNVAPSQILLLKKDIDLPIHSSVNELGLGIADIIDCVVTENKQEVSDKRDVITVRLQGKEKASVQEYSIQKNAPLGSILSQYVSGLAASDRRKAKFLFDGSRVTHNQTPDDLDMEDGDVIEVWA